Proteins co-encoded in one Halodesulfovibrio marinisediminis DSM 17456 genomic window:
- a CDS encoding efflux RND transporter periplasmic adaptor subunit — MTNRNFLLLIIYALLSLTLLMSGCSNETSASQAAKTPPPPMVATSIVAKKDIPLTREYVGQTAGSREVQVRARTGGILLERTYIEGSWVEEGDVLFKIDPKPAQAAFDQEKGDLAKLEAKLQNAKLERNRIASLRDAKVVSEQEYDDAVAAFESALASVEAAKARVREAKINLSYTEVTAPISGITSKETRSEGSLITLDESGSLLTTITVLNPLYVNFSVPGTEALSMRRMMDNGSARLAEEGYTLQLQLTDNTRLGETGKINFADKMVDPKTGTIRMRGQFENKNGLLLPGEFVRVIIEGAILNKAITVPQSAVLFTSNTPLVYVLDKDNVASPRPVKLGETVGSDFIIKEGLQGGERIVSQGIIKVRPGSAVNPVSAKAAAQGDA; from the coding sequence ATGACAAATAGAAACTTCTTACTACTGATAATATACGCACTTCTATCTCTGACTTTGTTGATGAGTGGATGCAGCAACGAAACATCTGCATCTCAGGCTGCAAAGACACCTCCGCCGCCAATGGTTGCGACAAGTATTGTTGCTAAAAAAGATATCCCGCTCACCCGTGAGTATGTTGGACAAACAGCCGGCTCCCGTGAGGTACAGGTACGTGCCCGTACTGGCGGTATCTTACTGGAGCGTACCTACATTGAAGGTAGTTGGGTTGAAGAAGGCGACGTACTTTTTAAAATTGACCCAAAACCAGCTCAGGCTGCGTTCGATCAAGAAAAAGGTGACCTGGCAAAACTTGAAGCAAAACTTCAAAACGCTAAACTTGAGCGTAACCGTATTGCTTCCCTTCGTGATGCAAAAGTAGTCAGCGAACAAGAATACGACGACGCCGTTGCTGCATTTGAAAGCGCCCTTGCAAGCGTAGAGGCAGCGAAAGCACGTGTTCGCGAGGCAAAAATCAACCTTAGTTACACTGAGGTTACGGCTCCTATTTCCGGCATCACCAGTAAAGAAACACGCTCTGAGGGCAGCCTTATCACTCTTGATGAATCCGGCAGCCTACTCACCACAATCACAGTGCTTAACCCTTTGTATGTCAACTTTTCCGTTCCGGGTACAGAAGCTCTGTCTATGCGCCGAATGATGGACAATGGTAGTGCCCGACTTGCAGAAGAAGGCTATACCCTGCAACTGCAGCTGACTGACAACACCCGCTTAGGTGAAACAGGTAAAATTAACTTTGCAGACAAAATGGTAGACCCTAAAACTGGCACAATCCGTATGCGTGGGCAGTTTGAAAACAAAAACGGGCTGCTGCTTCCAGGGGAATTTGTGCGTGTAATTATTGAAGGAGCCATTCTCAATAAAGCTATCACCGTACCACAAAGCGCAGTGCTGTTTACCAGTAACACACCACTCGTATATGTACTTGATAAAGACAACGTAGCTTCTCCTCGTCCTGTAAAGCTTGGCGAAACAGTGGGTAGTGACTTTATTATTAAAGAAGGCTTGCAAGGCGGCGAACGAATTGTTTCTCAAGGCATAATTAAAGTTCGTCCAGGATCAGCTGTAAATCCGGTTTCAGCTAAAGCAGCCGCTCAAGGGGACGCGTAA
- the ade gene encoding adenine deaminase has translation MTEREALARRIDMAAGRTPVDTLITNCKVVDVFSQTIFESPVAIGDGKIVGFGEYEAAKIIDAAGGYVMPGLIDGHVHIESSVVSPAQFAKCVLPYGTTTIIADPHEIANVCGLEGIRYMLDASKDLPLNVRIMLPSCVPATPFENSGATLEAKELSELIDQEGVHGLAEVMNFPAVINSDPAMLDKIYMAASRDRVADGHTPGLSGRDLIAYAASGIKTDHECSTVEEMHERIRLGMYVLIREGSATKDLRALAKGLTDANYRRCVFCTDDREPADILANGHLNKNLKIAVEEGVSALQAITIGTLNAAECYGLKSKGAVAPGYDADIMIVRDLTDFEVSHVFTNGDHIAKNGTLLIETQELVRESVRDTVNLSDISLGALKLKLSSNKVRTMRVIPDTVLTESVTKEVVLDEEGCFNAKQNEGLAKIAVVERHNATGNIGLGIFENYHIKNGAIATTIAHDSHNIVVAGDNDEDMLVAINDLKEIGGGITLVREGKVLGHLALPIAGLMSDQPAQEVAAKMEELLTLAKEFNINPKLQPFMTLSFMSLPVIPALKLTDGGLFDVTTFSFVPVEAD, from the coding sequence ATGACTGAACGTGAAGCTCTTGCTCGTCGCATCGACATGGCAGCTGGACGAACTCCAGTAGATACTCTCATTACCAACTGTAAGGTTGTTGATGTTTTCTCTCAGACAATTTTTGAAAGCCCTGTTGCCATTGGCGACGGTAAAATTGTCGGCTTCGGTGAATATGAAGCTGCCAAGATCATTGATGCCGCTGGTGGATACGTTATGCCTGGCCTGATTGACGGTCACGTTCATATTGAATCTTCTGTTGTTTCTCCAGCTCAGTTCGCAAAATGCGTTCTACCATACGGTACAACCACTATCATTGCAGATCCACATGAAATCGCTAACGTCTGTGGGCTTGAAGGTATCCGCTACATGCTGGATGCATCCAAAGACCTGCCGCTGAACGTACGCATCATGCTTCCTTCCTGTGTGCCAGCGACCCCATTCGAAAACTCCGGTGCCACTCTTGAAGCAAAGGAACTTTCCGAGCTCATCGACCAAGAAGGCGTGCACGGGCTTGCAGAAGTTATGAACTTCCCTGCTGTTATCAACAGTGACCCTGCAATGCTGGATAAAATTTACATGGCTGCATCCCGTGACCGCGTAGCAGACGGTCACACCCCTGGTTTATCCGGTCGTGACCTCATCGCCTATGCTGCGTCCGGAATCAAAACTGATCACGAATGTTCAACCGTAGAAGAAATGCACGAGCGCATCCGCCTCGGCATGTACGTGCTTATTCGTGAAGGTTCTGCAACCAAAGACCTTCGTGCACTTGCAAAAGGTCTTACCGATGCAAACTATCGCCGTTGTGTCTTCTGCACCGACGACCGCGAACCCGCAGACATTCTTGCAAACGGCCATCTGAACAAAAACCTCAAAATTGCTGTTGAAGAAGGCGTTAGTGCACTTCAGGCAATCACCATCGGCACTCTGAACGCTGCTGAATGCTACGGTCTCAAAAGCAAAGGTGCTGTCGCACCTGGTTACGATGCAGACATCATGATTGTTCGCGACCTCACTGACTTTGAAGTAAGTCACGTGTTCACCAATGGTGACCATATTGCGAAAAATGGCACCCTGCTTATTGAAACACAGGAACTTGTACGTGAGTCTGTTCGCGATACCGTGAACCTTTCCGACATCTCTCTTGGTGCCCTCAAGCTCAAACTTTCCAGCAACAAAGTACGCACAATGCGCGTTATTCCGGATACCGTTCTCACCGAGTCCGTCACCAAAGAGGTTGTTCTGGATGAAGAAGGCTGCTTTAACGCAAAGCAGAACGAAGGACTTGCAAAAATTGCTGTGGTAGAACGACACAACGCCACCGGAAATATCGGTCTCGGCATCTTTGAAAACTACCACATCAAAAACGGTGCAATTGCCACCACCATCGCTCACGATTCACACAATATCGTTGTGGCAGGTGATAACGACGAAGACATGCTCGTAGCCATCAACGATCTCAAAGAAATCGGCGGCGGCATTACCCTCGTTCGTGAAGGTAAAGTACTTGGACACCTTGCACTGCCAATTGCTGGACTCATGTCCGATCAGCCAGCGCAGGAAGTTGCAGCAAAAATGGAAGAGCTGTTGACCCTTGCAAAAGAATTCAACATCAACCCTAAATTGCAGCCGTTCATGACCCTCAGTTTCATGAGTCTTCCTGTAATCCCGGCTCTTAAGCTTACAGACGGCGGTCTCTTCGACGTAACCACATTCTCATTTGTGCCTGTTGAAGCTGACTAA
- a CDS encoding glycerophosphodiester phosphodiesterase → MFTNKANERITYAHRGARAYAPENTMPAFHKALELGAEAIELDVNLTKDGYAVIFHDFVLTRTTNIAELKHLQKNGEKTGIHHLTLEEVRSLDAGKWYAESDPYEQIKSGTVPAKIAEGFTGTIIPTLDELLFFIKASNMLLNLEIKDQTKIDDNTHTIVHTILEHIQKHGLEERILISSFNHDYLKTIHAEMPEMALGILTEERIENPVEYCKQLNAVAYHPCRTFTTADDIKDLREAGILVNIWTINCEHELYAFANWGANGLISDFPDRAGTAIQLVTSR, encoded by the coding sequence GTGTTTACTAATAAAGCGAACGAACGCATTACCTATGCGCACCGTGGTGCACGAGCCTACGCTCCGGAAAACACCATGCCCGCGTTTCACAAAGCCTTAGAATTAGGTGCTGAAGCGATTGAGCTTGATGTAAACCTGACAAAGGATGGATACGCCGTTATTTTCCATGACTTCGTACTCACCCGCACTACCAACATTGCAGAACTCAAACATCTGCAAAAAAATGGCGAAAAAACAGGCATCCATCACCTTACTCTCGAAGAAGTACGATCACTTGATGCAGGTAAATGGTACGCAGAAAGCGATCCTTACGAACAAATTAAAAGCGGCACTGTTCCTGCTAAAATCGCAGAAGGATTTACCGGAACAATCATTCCTACACTGGATGAACTTCTCTTTTTCATCAAAGCGTCCAACATGCTGCTCAACCTTGAAATCAAAGATCAAACTAAGATCGACGATAACACCCACACTATCGTACATACGATCCTAGAACATATTCAGAAGCATGGTTTGGAAGAACGAATCCTAATCTCTTCTTTCAATCACGATTACCTCAAGACGATCCATGCAGAAATGCCAGAAATGGCGTTAGGAATTCTCACGGAAGAACGTATCGAAAACCCTGTTGAGTACTGCAAACAGCTTAATGCTGTTGCCTACCATCCATGCCGGACATTCACCACAGCAGACGACATCAAAGACCTGCGTGAAGCCGGAATTTTGGTCAACATCTGGACAATCAACTGTGAGCACGAACTCTACGCGTTTGCCAACTGGGGGGCCAACGGACTTATCTCTGATTTCCCTGACCGTGCTGGTACCGCCATACAACTAGTGACTTCGCGTTAA